A window of the Kazachstania africana CBS 2517 chromosome 10, complete genome genome harbors these coding sequences:
- the CDC39 gene encoding CCR4-NOT core subunit CDC39 (similar to Saccharomyces cerevisiae CDC39 (YCR093W); ancestral locus Anc_6.373) — protein MQESSSQSQIVFTLKEEKEAVQIILSQLNLLIINLSNENSVSTAKQIKFLLSKSSITVYVKFWKKLILLCSSDIKNKTTRTAEKQPLIDLLFDLFSRLPDYSEDLLDILRKEIFCNREFGTQSNLSLLDYIEFCNHNSAITETLDPTLPINRLKEIEKSKMNNSKYLETFLSQSSVDTMETQLNDLFLSLSGESLNEMVALLLSEVLSPGSQKLQERSENSWFTPSSVIDATQRGQQISNSLKRVYQDIVNWNRVFNLMSTKYFLTTPLKPTTASLSSFFASLKYGYLIDQFFGCDWNITFKLTLTIQLHDWSPQQTGCFDLLNVPDMKRVSEKIPNSKNSLLYLLSISTLDLELFLLRDELVNNPMLSYYQKCFFEDFNLVPEYLYLALINNMKHFTLLIENKNTINEIIITLLVQVFEKSPVVLGELLNILPSKDKLLSDVGRAIIERKDAPVGNFIKLLHEQDKLDDFLNKLNFSESFPILPAALKVGWVGFKQFMESNININTAPIIIDSLEAQTKMTDDNTTFRSSKTFDLESLHFLITLLMNLPLSGNVLENFESLEYSIILSFPRIINYGNGHDKAILANGEFTPINSDVEKEMQSYLQKMYSGDMAIKDVVDILRKLKDSDDPRDQDVFACITHAILGECTFFKDYPLEALATTSVLFGSMILFHLLNGFVLDVALRIIINFAKEGPDSKMFKFAIQALYAFRIRLSDFPGYCKDFIEQVPGLQAQSQIYKFILDGSKAERRSPSSESDNQKNQKVELTNPRYFNVSEWQPPVAQDIPPKETTEKVLFIVNNLTMDNFDKKRDDLKNFLKPSYYAWFSNYLVNQRAKTEPNYHKLYSKILTSVNSRSLYECMVNTTLKQLFFFIAVKNTQSVDKKLLKNLASWLGSITLAIDKPIKYRNIAFRELLIDSYKENRLDIIVPFVCKVLMCASDSKIFKPPNPWTVGILKVLLELNEKANWKLSLTFEVEVLFKALNISMKELKPSNYIEVSDAVETLAGNLGTMSLEQQQIEHQRQVVLLQQHQQHMLMYQQRQQQQQRMLADQTSFAPDANITGAIATGTPGGLPSTINSNISAATVTATSSTNSNEVPFNNLSGTTVFATHPDLKRVFQMALAKSVREILIPTIEKSSGIAVIATVKIITKDFATELDELKLKAAAVNMVRHLAQSFTRATTIDLLKETIRNTTQSLAPNLMNSTSAPLEELDIAINDNVNLGLALIEKAAMDKAVQDIGEQLMQAVAVRRYHKERRSDQPFLSPNANIHSLSLPEPLGLKTAGVTPQQFRIYEDFAKSGANTEGDNMSAQNQAHIMNQQGNAPNAPQSLVQQQQQHQQQQAIQPHISQPENMAQLQTQQPQAQGPIQQGGVTNAAPTELEQNHRILVHLMDILVAQIKENTDKQALIELGEQNELKNIIYQILTFIAKNPQKDQLALKVSQAVVNSLFATSESSLCREVLSLLLEKLCSLSIVARKDVVWWLVYALDSRKFDVAVIRSLLKVNLIDAAELDNVLVTAMRNNMENAVTFAMNLLRDVVLSDKPILMRMDFIRTLEYLSILDDDNVKQFLQEYNQVKILPISKNIAVTVNEKYSLVFTEWVKLLQKVDIEDSVVLIFIKQMMDKGILSESDNMIKFMKCALELSVSSFKESDPTGEVFTAIDALGKLIIKLLIFQEFSDYYRGDFLNTIYSTILLVFAEDHEQETFNERPYFRLLSNLFYEWSNIRGHKFSSIKDVKIRKELYTFDIEFYNISATYLHSFQPFAFPGFSFAWVSLISHRMFLPQILRLPDKSGWEKLTLLIIDLFKFLDQYTKRGIVSDAISVVYKGTLRVILGISNDVPDFLIENHYELMNNLPATYFQLKNVILSSIPKKKIVPNPYDPNLNMADVELCQQKPSIFYDPVKDLQSLKKPVDNYLRIPSNSLLKAILNGLYRTEYDVKIGVGYDYLSIDNKLVRGVVLHVGIEAGLENERTSSSAVFNTKSSYYTLLYNLINEGSTELRYQILQVMLEQLRYPNIHTYWFSYVLLNMFTSKEFGSNISEIQEIMLRCLLERVIVNKPHTWGIIVFFTQLLQNKEVNILELDFIKNIPEIENILEQSVKHTSRTATEDAVALAAEQKITSETT, from the coding sequence TTTTACATTAAAAGAGGAGAAAGAAGCTGTTCAGATCATATTATCACAACTCAATCTATTAATTATCAATTTATCAAACGAGAATTCTGTCTCTACTGCCAAACAGATCAAATTTCTCTTAAGCAAGTCTTCAATTACCGTTTACGTCAAGTTTTGGAAGAAACTTATCTTACTTTGTTCTAGTGATATTAAGAACAAAACTACTCGCACAGCTGAAAAGCAACCACTAATCGATTTACtctttgatcttttcagTCGTTTACCTGATTATAGCGAAGATCTTCTCGAtattttaagaaaagaaatattttgtaatagAGAATTTGGAACACAATCAAATTTAAGTCTTCTAGATTATATCGAGTTTTGTAATCATAACTCTGCTATTACGGAAACTCTCGACCCAACACTCCCTATAAATAGACTAAAAGAAATCgaaaaatccaaaatgAATaactcaaaatatttagaAACATTTCTATCACAATCCTCTGTGGATACTATGGAAACGCAACTTAATGACTTATTCTTGTCATTATCTGGTGAAAGTCTAAATGAAATGGTAGCATTATTACTTTCTGAAGTCTTATCTCCCGGTTCTCAGAAATTACAAGAGCGTTCAGAAAATAGTTGGTTCACTCCATCATCCGTCATAGATGCCACTCAGAGAGGTCAACaaatttctaattctttaaaAAGGGTTTATCAGGATATTGTCAACTGGAATCGTGTATTTAATTTAATGTCCACCAAATATTTCCTGACCACTCCATTAAAACCAACTACTGCTTCATTAAGTTCATTTTTTGCATCATTAAAATATGGTTATCtaattgatcaattttttggctGTGATTGGAATATAACATTTAAATTAACTCTAACTATTCAATTGCATGATTGGTCACCACAACAAACTGGATGTTTCGATCTTTTAAATGTACCAGATATGAAAAGAGTCTCTGagaaaattccaaattccaaaaattcattaCTTTATCTATTGTCTATTTCTACATTAGATCttgaactttttttattaagaGATGAATTAGTTAATAATCCAATGTTATCTTACTATCAGAAAtgtttctttgaagatttcaatttgGTTCCAGAATACTTATATCTAGCTTTaatcaataatatgaaACATTTCACTTtgttaattgaaaataaaaatacaatTAACGAGATTATTATCACTTTGTTGGTTCAAGTGTTTGAAAAATCGCCTGTAGTGTTAGGTGAACTTCTAAACATTTTACCTTCAAAAGATAAGCTATTATCAGATGTCGGTAGAGCCATCATAGAGAGAAAAGATGCGCCAGTTGGTAACTTCATCAAACTATTGCATGAACAAGATAAATTAGACGATTTTTTGAACAAGCTCAATTTCTCAGAGTCATTTCCCATTTTACCCGCTGCACTTAAAGTTGGATGGGTAGGTTTCAAACAGTTCATGGAATCtaatataaatatcaatacaGCAccaattattattgattccCTAGAAGCACAAACTAAGATGACTGACGATAATACCACATTCCGTTCTTCTAAAACTTTTGATTTAGAATCTTTGCATTTCCTCATCACTctattgatgaatttacCTCTCAGCGGGAATGTATTGGAGAACTTTGAATCATTAgaatattcaataatactttcttttccaaGGATTATCAATTATGGTAATGGACACGACAAAGCAATTCTTGCAAATGGTGAATTTACACCAATCAACTCTGatgttgaaaaagaaatgcaATCGTATCTACAAAAAATGTACAGTGGGGATATGGCCATTAAAGATGTCGTTGACATTTTGAGAAAGTTAAAAGATAGTGATGACCCAAGAGATCAAGATGTTTTCGCTTGTATCACTCATGCGATTCTCGGTGAATGtacttttttcaaagattatCCATTGGAAGCTCTAGCGACAACATCGGTTCTGTTTGGTTCCATGATACTTTTCCACCTATTAAACGGTTTTGTGTTAGATGTTGCATTACGAATTATAATCAATTTCGCTAAAGAAGGACCAGACTCTAAGATGTTCAAATTTGCTATTCAGGCGCTGTACGCCTTTAGGATCCGTTTATCTGATTTCCCTGGTTATTGTAAGGATTTCATTGAACAAGTTCCTGGTTTACAAGCCCAATCTCAGATTTATAAATTCATCTTAGATGGTTCTAAGGCTGAGAGGAGATCACCATCTTCTGAGAGTGATAATcaaaagaatcaaaaagTTGAATTAACCAATCCCAGATACTTTAATGTTAGTGAATGGCAACCCCCTGTTGCACAAGATATTCCACCGAAGGAAACAACTGAAAAAGTGTTATTTATTGTTAACAACTTAACCATGgacaattttgataaaaaaagagatgatttgaaaaactttttgaaaccaAGTTACTATGCTtggttttcaaattatttggTTAACCAGAGAGCCAAAACTGAACCCAATTATCACAAATTGTACAGCAAGATTTTAACCAGTGTTAACTCTCGCTCCTTGTATGAATGCATGGTCAATACTACTTTAAAacaacttttctttttcatcgCTGTGAAGAATACACAGTCTGTTGATAAGAAGCTCCTTAAGAACCTGGCATCGTGGCTTGGTAGTATTACTCTAGCTATTGACAAACCAATCAAATATAGAAACATCGCATTTAGAGAACTTTTGATTGATTCGTATAAAGAAAACAGATTGGACATTATTGTACCTTTTGTCTGTAAAGTATTAATGTGTGCCAGTGACTCTAAAATATTCAAACCACCAAATCCATGGACTGTGGGTATTCTAAAAGTACTCTTAGAGTTGAATGAGAAGGCTAACTGGAAATTAAGTTTAACTTTTGAAGTAGAAGTTTTATTCAAAGCATTGAATATATCCATGAAGGAATTGAAACCTTCCAATTATATTGAGGTTTCAGATGCAGTGGAAACATTAGCTGGGAACCTTGGTACTATGTCTTTGGAGCAACAACAGATTGAACACCAAAGACAAGTGGTATTACTTCAACAACATCAACAGCATATGTTAATGTACCAGCAAAgacagcagcagcaacaaaGAATGCTTGCtgatcaaacttcattCGCACCAGATGCCAATATTACTGGCGCAATTGCTACCGGTACACCAGGAGGTTTACCTAGCACGATTAATTCCAATATTTCGGCTGCCACAGTTACCGCAACTTCAAGCACGAATTCCAATGAAGTTCCTTTCAATAACTTGTCGGGAACAACTGTTTTTGCTACACATCCAGACCTAAAACGTGTCTTCCAGATGGCACTGGCTAAATCAGttagagaaattttaattccgacaattgaaaaatcttctGGTATTGCTGTAATTGCCACAGTAAAAATCATTACAAAGGATTTTGCTACCGAACTTGACGAGCTAAAATTAAAAGCAGCAGCTGTTAATATGGTTAGACATCTTGCTCAAAGTTTTACTCGTGCAACAACGATTGATCTTTTAAAGGAAACAATTCGTAATACTACCCAGTCATTAGCCCCTAATTTGATGAACTCGACATCCGCTCCATTGGAGGAACTTGATATTGCTATTAATGATAATGTCAACTTGGGATTAGCTTTAATCGAGAAAGCTGCTATGGATAAAGCAGTTCAAGATATTGGTGAACAACTCATGCAAGCCGTCGCAGTACGTAGATATCATAAGGAAAGAAGATCGGATCAGCCATTCTTAAGTCCAAATGCAAATATTCACTCCTTGTCTTTGCCTGAACCACTTGGTCTTAAGACAGCTGGTGTCACACCACAACAATTCAGAATATATGAGGACTTTGCCAAGTCAGGTGCCAACACAGAAGGAGATAATATGTCAGCTCAAAATCAGGCTCATATTATGAATCAGCAGGGCAATGCACCAAATGCTCCACAATCATTGGttcaacagcaacagcagcaCCAGCAACAGCAGGCCATCCAACCACATATTTCTCAGCCAGAAAACATGGCGCAACTTCAGACACAACAGCCCCAAGCACAAGGGCCTATTCAGCAAGGTGGAGTCACAAATGCTGCCCCAACTGAACTAGAGCAGAACCATCGTATTTTGGTTCATTTGATGGATATTTTGGTTGCACAAATAAAGGAAAATACTGATAAGCAGGCTTTGATTGAATTGGGTGAACagaatgaattgaaaaatatcatataCCAGATTTTAACATTCATTGCCAAAAATCCGCAAAAGGATCAGTTGGCCTTAAAAGTTTCACAGGCTGTTGTCAACAGTCTTTTTGCCACTAGCGAAAGTTCGTTGTGTAGAGAAGTCCTTTCACTACTATTAGAAAAGCTATGTTCGCTCTCTATTGTTGCCAGAAAAGATGTTGTATGGTGGTTGGTTTATGCATTGGATAGCAGAAAATTTGACGTTGCTGTCATAAGATCTTTGCTTAAGGttaatttgattgatgCTGCTGAACTAGATAATGTCTTGGTTACAGCTATGAGAAATAACATGGAGAATGCCGTCACATTTGCCATGAATTTGTTGAGAGATGTTGTGCTATCAGATAAACCAATTTTGATGAGAATGGACTTTATCCGTACCTTAGAGTACCTAAGCATTTTGGATGACGATAATGTCAAACAATTCTTGCAGGAATACAATCAAGTAAAAATTCTACCAATTTCCAAGAACATCGCCGTGACTGTGAATGAGAAGTATAGTCTAGTCTTTACCGAGTGGGTCAAACTATTACAAAAAGTGGACATCGAGGATAGTGTTGTCTTAATATTTATCAAACAGATGATGGACAAGGGTATTTTATCTGAAAGTGATAATATGattaaatttatgaaaTGTGCATTGGAACTATCTGtttcatctttcaaagaaagcGACCCAACAGGAGAAGTTTTTACTGCAATTGATGCTTTAGGAAAATTGATTATAAAATTACTTATCTTCCAAGAATTTTCCGATTACTATAGAGGAGATTTCTTGAACACTATCTACTCTACCATTTTGCTCGTTTTTGCCGAAGATCACGAACAAgaaactttcaatgaaagacCATACTTTAGATTATTATCCAATTTGTTCTATGAATGGAGTAACATTCGCGGTCATAAATTCAGTAGTATCAAAGATGTGAAgataagaaaagaattgtATACTTTCGACATTGAGttttacaatatttctGCTACGTACTTACATTCTTTCCAACCTTTTGCTTTCCCAGGCTTCTCATTTGCTTGGGTGTCGTTGATATCTCATAGAATGTTCCTCCCacaaattttgagattACCAGACAAAAGTGGTTGGGAAAAACTAACGTTATTGattattgatttatttaagTTTTTGGACCAATACACAAAGAGAGGAATAGTATCCGATGCAATTTCCGTTGTTTATAAGGGTACATTGCGTGTTATTTTGGGTATATCGAATGATGTTCCTGATTTCTTGATAGAAAATCACTATGAGCTAATGAATAACCTACCAGCAACATACTTCCAGTTGAAGAATGTTATTCTGTCTTCAATTCCTAAGAAAAAGATTGTACCAAACCCATACGATCCAAATCTAAATATGGCAGATGTGGAACTGTGTCAACAGAAACCATCCATCTTTTATGACCCTGTGAAAGACCTACAATCATTAAAGAAACCAGTAGATAACTACCTACGTATTCCATCAAACTCCCTCCTAAAGGCCATTTTGAACGGGCTTTATAGAACAGAATATGATGTTAAGATAGGTGTTGGTTACGATTATTTAAGCATTGACAATAAGTTAGTACGCGGTGTTGTCCTCCATGTAGGTATTGAGGCAGGCTTAGAAAACGAGAGAACGTCATCCAGTGCCGTATTCAATACTAAGTCTTCATATTACACTCTATTAtacaatttgataaacGAAGGCAGTACTGAGTTGAGATATCAGATTCTCCAAGTAATGTTGGAACAACTAAGATATCCAAATATACACACATATTGGTTTTCTTATGTTCTGCTAAATATGTTTACTTCCAAAGAGTTCGGTTCTAATATTTCTGAAATCCAGGAAATTATGCTAAGATGTCTATTGGAAAGAGTAATCGTTAACAAACCACACACATGGGGTATCATTGTTTTCTTCACTCAACTCTTACAAAACAAGGAAGTGAACATACTGGAATTGGATTTCATCAAGAACATCCCagaaatagaaaatatCCTCGAGCAATCCGTCAAACACACTTCTAGGACAGCTACAGAAGATGCTGTCGCTTTGGCTGCCGAGCAAAAGATAACTTCAGAGACCACTTAA